The region AATAACTTAGCATTTAAATCCTGTATGAGACAAAGGACAAATGTGGAAAAGCAGAAGAAttaaccaaaataaaatttttaaggGAATTCAAATCTCTGCTTAAGATAATACAGTGCAATTTTCAAACCCTCCGAAATGATACAAACTGAAAGACAACTGCAGCTGTGACAAGGAAGCAACAGCCTTTGGCCTCCTGATCACTACTCTCCAGTCACCTTAATCGGGTCATTATTGATTTGACAGATGAAAGTGGTTAAGAAATGGATGCTTGACAAGAGACATGTCACATAATAGAAAGAAATGCAGACCATCACAAGAGACCATCACTGCTCCTTACCTTGAAGCTGTTGCAGAAAATAAGGACTAaatatttttggcagaaaatttACTGGGTAACGTTGAATAAGGACACACGAGTGTAGCAGGCTCAGCAAGGTGTGAGGCTGAAAGTGACTAAGGCGAGTATGCAGTACCATTTCAAGCTTCCTAAACAAGGAAGAAGCACTTGGAGGCAGATAGTTAAGAGTCCCAAAAGGTATAATATACCCAGCAATCTGGTCAGTGGTAAATCTGTCAGCATCAGAAATGAAACCTTCTGCCGCTGCATCAAAGATGGGCTTAGAAAGGATCATCTTTTGGCAGCAGTAGTGCATGACTTTGCTGACTGTTTGAGGATGCATAGTGAAGATGGACTTGGGAATGTGTGTTTCCAGTGCCTCTGTAAAAATCTGTTCACGATGTCCAAAGTATAGGAAGGCTTCCAGTACATTTACCAGTTCATCATCAGTGAAATATGGAGTATGCTTCACAGAATGTTTACACAGTGCTGTGACTAAGCGAACTGCCCGAGTCTGATGAAGAACAACCAGTGAATTCAGTATTATGCTTGTGAACTCTGGGCTTAGCTGGGAAACTATGGTTAAAGTGACACTGTTCAGTCTGTCCAGCAAGCCTtggtatttttctccttccctgacAGTCAACTGCAGCATCCTATAAACCATCACTATTTCTCTAGGACTCCACTTCGCAACGTCTTTTGCTTGCATGTGGTTCACAATTTGTTCCAGCACCGCACAACTTGGGCCTTCCAACTCAAGCAAGCTCTCTCCGAAAGCACACAGATTTTTAGTAGTCAGCTGTCCTTTACCAAGCCGTTCCTCACACTCCCCAAGCAAGCTTGCCATCAGTGTACTCTGGGGATCTATATGTAGTTTTATCAAAGCTTGCAATGCATTCAGCAGCCCAGTGTTTGACAGTTTTGAGGATTCAAATTCAAACTGGAAGCATAATGCCCTAAAAACTTCATTCTCTAACACTCCTTCAGGGTTTTTCAGACCATCGCCATCCAGCTCAACTTCAGAAATCCTCTGCAGGGCTCCTGAGGCCATAGTGTCAGACATGACTTCCAGAGAGCTAAGAAAGTCAAAAATTTCTTTTGATGTACAAAGGCTGTTCAACTTCTTGAAAAATAGTTGTTCATCTATCCACATGTTATTAGATTTAGTACTGCTCTCAGTATCTCCATAAAGATACACAGTTTCATTAATTGAAAGAGAATGCATCCGTAGTTGTACACGGTTTTTTCTACAAAACACATACTGAGATTTATCTCTGAAACATAGCATCCTCATGGCTACAGAGCTACAGTTTTGGGTCTTTCGCTGCCCACTGATAAAGCTCAACCTTTTGCTTAGAGTCATCAAAATGAACCTCCTTGCTGGTGTACTGGATGAATAAAACTGGAAACTTTTTTGGCTAATCATAGCCATATTGGATCAAGCGGGTTCTCAAAACATACCTAGAAGAATAAAAGTACATATAAATGTATAGCTTGGAAAACTGTGAAAGTCTCATTGAAACGCAGCCAAAAAAACCTAGCACCTGGACAGGACTGGGATGATCCCTCTCTCACGACCACAAGCACAACAAAGAGCAAATAGAAAGAACCGCCGGGACCGGCAAGACCTGTGTGGTGGGTGGCAACGCACCTCTGCCCCGCGTCCCCAGGAGAACACTGTGGGGGACACACAGAGAGCGGCATACAGAcaagctgccacccccccactccccaggcAGGCACTGCACGGCGGCGCGTTCCCCTCCAccccggcgggccggggcgcTGGGCAGCAGCGGGTCACACCGCCGCCACCGCGGCCCGAGCGGGTGTCGCACCCGCGCGGCGACCGATGAGCGAGCCTGACACGGGCGAGGCGGCCGCAGCGGGGCCTctccgccgccgcctctccgCCTCACGGGCCCGACGCCTCCCTCCGCAGAGAGCGGCGGGGTACAGGGCCCGAAGGCGCAGCCCTCCCGCTCCAGCGCCTactgctgcctgcccagggccGGGGCGTCGctcccctctccatcctcttcctccctccaccGCTGGCGGCACCCGGCAGGGCCGGGGACCGAGCTGAAGCGGCGCGGGGAACCTCACCTCCGCTCCGCCGCCATGACGGGCAGCGCGGAGCCTGCCGGGAGCTTCCGGCGCCCTCCCGGCGGCCActtccggccgccgccgccgccgccgccgccgccgccgccgccttttCCTGCGGGGCGCGGCTCGGTCCGCCCCGCCCCGGCGTGGCCGCCTCCTGCCCTCGCTGCCGCCGGAGGTGTTGCTTCCAGAGCCGAGTTTGCCCCTGTGTACGCGTGGGTCACAGGCGCGTCCTTCACCGTGAGCGGCCTCATTCCCGGCAGGTGGGCGTCGGGTGCGCGCTCGGGGGAGAGctgcggcgccgggcgggaggcgaggcgaggagcatggcccggcccggcgggcgtTCGGGAGGCCTCTGTTGCTGCAGCGGCTTTCAGGCCTGCGGTGTGGACCTGTCTTTAGGTCCCTAAAATCACTGTCCCTCGTCAGGGACAGCTCTCCCCCTTCCCAGTGGTTGGTCCAACCAGTTTTGTCTGGGCGAAGGGTCAGCCCTGGGCTCCGGAGGGTTTCACATGCAGGTTTCATACAAGTTTTAACGGTTTTTATGTTTGTCTTGGTTATAGAGTGAAAGTGATTCTGAGTAAGGCACTAACTTAAAAAATTACATGGAAATGGCTTCATGGCTCTGAAGGCACAGTCCCACAACCCAGTTTAAAGGCACGCAGAAGTATGTAAAGCTACTGTAGACGTTTCTTGAGGTTTTTATCCTGTCCATGGCCACGCAGTTTGGCATTTTTGACAGACCAGTATGATACATGAAGTAGGTAGTCTGGCCTTAGTACAGCTGTGTAATCGCTGGAGCCAGCACATCAGGTACACTGAAATTGTGTGGCTTGTTTGCTCCTACAGTGTGTTGAGTTATGGAATAGATGGGCTCCCTGTTAATCATTTGTGGACTGTTAGTTTTCTGAGTACTGGTTCAGATGTGCTATAATTTGTAATTTCATTCTTAGTTTCATGTTAAGTCCTGCTGTGAGCCAGCACATGCTGGGTTGTTGTCTGAACTTAAgcattggtttggtttttgaCATACCACTACCAACACATCAACGTTAAAGGCTGCTAGTGTGGTAATACTATTAGAGGGATTCTTTAGAAAACTCGATAGTCAAGAATtatcattttttcccctttatttcagTTGAATTCATATAAGTGAAAGTGACATATCATCTTTGAAGAGTGTATAGCACCGCAGAGCAAGAGCAATGTGGGCAGTATGTTCATCTGAGCCCAAGTCTGTTTGTGCTTTATGATTGTGTTCATCTGCAGGTAGGTGTGACTGATTTTCCTTTTAGCAGGCATCACTTGGTCAGGTTGTGCATGAAGTTCCTCTGGTTGATGACAGAGAAGATGC is a window of Athene noctua chromosome 2, bAthNoc1.hap1.1, whole genome shotgun sequence DNA encoding:
- the FASTKD3 gene encoding FAST kinase domain-containing protein 3, mitochondrial, which gives rise to MAMISQKSFQFYSSSTPARRFILMTLSKRLSFISGQRKTQNCSSVAMRMLCFRDKSQYVFCRKNRVQLRMHSLSINETVYLYGDTESSTKSNNMWIDEQLFFKKLNSLCTSKEIFDFLSSLEVMSDTMASGALQRISEVELDGDGLKNPEGVLENEVFRALCFQFEFESSKLSNTGLLNALQALIKLHIDPQSTLMASLLGECEERLGKGQLTTKNLCAFGESLLELEGPSCAVLEQIVNHMQAKDVAKWSPREIVMVYRMLQLTVREGEKYQGLLDRLNSVTLTIVSQLSPEFTSIILNSLVVLHQTRAVRLVTALCKHSVKHTPYFTDDELVNVLEAFLYFGHREQIFTEALETHIPKSIFTMHPQTVSKVMHYCCQKMILSKPIFDAAAEGFISDADRFTTDQIAGYIIPFGTLNYLPPSASSLFRKLEMVLHTRLSHFQPHTLLSLLHSCVLIQRYPVNFLPKIFSPYFLQQLQAQPPGLDRIATSQLTQLFLTVTLECPFYEGPKLLPKYQVKAFFMPHSSQDVHLLKRVKTGLLYLLKKRRYFASEVSTPYFYMVDIEIKLDEEGFVLPAAQCEEVYRRIALCVDGQNRFCVNSHNLLGEEAIKQRHLQLLGYEVVQIPFFEIESLQNSRKMAEYLHKKIFPHRLSC